GCAGCGCGCGGCTGAACTGGGCGTTGATGGTCTCCTGATCGTCACCCCGTACTACAACAAGCCCAGCCAGGCGGGCGTTCGCGCACACTTTGAGACGATTGCCTCTGCCACTGACCTGCCCGTTATGCTCTACGACATTCCGGGGCGTTCCTCCATTGCGATCGCTCCGGAGACCATGATCGCGCTGGCGAAGCACCAGAACATTGTGGCCGTCAAGGACGCCAAGGCCGACTTCGCCGCCGCGACACGCGTCATGGCTGAGACGGAGCTGCTCTTCTACTCCGGTGATGACGGATTGACGCTGCAGTGGATGGCCCTAGGAGCCGTCGGCCTGGTGGGCGTTACCACGCATGTAGCCACGCGCCGCTTCCGCGAGCTGATCGACGCCGTCAACGCCAACGACCTCGCCAAGGCCAGGGCCATCAATTTTGAACTGGAACCCGTCATACGTGCAACCATGACGCGGGTCCAAGGCGCAGTAGCCGCCAAACAGATTCTCAAGTGGCAGGGAGTCCTGCCCAACTCGGTTGTCCGTTTGCCCCTCGTGGAGCCGGACGTGGCCGAGATCGACATCATCCGCGGGGATTTGGCGGAAGCCGGAATGGACTTCGACGTCCAGGACGGTTCCGCCGGAAAGTAGCAAAACATGACCCAAACCGCCCTTCCCGGACTGGTTACTCCGCC
The sequence above is a segment of the Arthrobacter sp. StoSoilB22 genome. Coding sequences within it:
- the dapA gene encoding 4-hydroxy-tetrahydrodipicolinate synthase is translated as MSDLRANVPALGTLLTAMVTPFTEDGKVDYDQAAALAEKLVQDGCDGLVVTGTTGETSTLTDDENLGMFRAVKEAVGGKAAIIAGTGTNDTAHSVHLSQRAAELGVDGLLIVTPYYNKPSQAGVRAHFETIASATDLPVMLYDIPGRSSIAIAPETMIALAKHQNIVAVKDAKADFAAATRVMAETELLFYSGDDGLTLQWMALGAVGLVGVTTHVATRRFRELIDAVNANDLAKARAINFELEPVIRATMTRVQGAVAAKQILKWQGVLPNSVVRLPLVEPDVAEIDIIRGDLAEAGMDFDVQDGSAGK